A stretch of Hemitrygon akajei unplaced genomic scaffold, sHemAka1.3 Scf000049, whole genome shotgun sequence DNA encodes these proteins:
- the LOC140721041 gene encoding LOW QUALITY PROTEIN: muscarinic acetylcholine receptor M2-like (The sequence of the model RefSeq protein was modified relative to this genomic sequence to represent the inferred CDS: inserted 2 bases in 1 codon) — protein sequence MANSTQTNSSLSNRTDIERGSTYKTVEIIFILIVALSLSLVTIIGNILVMLSIKVNRQLQTINNNFIFSLACADLIIGVFSMNLYTMYIVIGYWPMGPVVCDLWLALDYVAGYASIMNLLIISFDRYFCVTKPLSYPVKRTTKLARMMIVAAWVLSFILWAPTILFWQFIVGGRTVKEGECHIQFFSNPVVTFGTGIAAFYLPVITMTILYVHISRASKSRIKKDKKQPESNKGTISPSPERGKIMKPNNSNSSSAPDGLQNVKVQNGKAAGEVMTDHCGQGEEKGVYNHTTSLSVVPSIQKEEGTIDESTKVSSAQRHFSNGSSKLSSIKVITKFKKSDYCATTLEMVSDNSTNNGKDRELAAAHKIIKMTKTPAKKKKGAVTRENKVTRTVLAILLACIITWTPYSVMVLINTLCSVCVPNXVWSMGYWLCYINSTLNPACYALCNATFKKTFKHLLFCQYKNIGAPR from the exons ATGGCTAATTCAACGCAGACAAATTCATCTCTCAGCAACCGAACAGACATTGAAAGAGGGAGCACTTACAAAACAGTTGAAATAATCTTCATTCTGATTGTAGCATTATCTTTGAGTCTGGTGACCATTATCGGAAACATTCTGGTTATGCTTTCTATCAAAGTAAACAGACAGTTGCAAACAATTAACAACAATTTTATTTTCAGCTTAGCCTGTGCTGATTTGATCATTGGTGTGTTCTCTATGAACCTTTACACCATGTATATCGTCATTGGCTACTGGCCCATGGGCCCTGTGGTGTGTGATTTATGGCTGGCTCTAGATTACGTTGCTGGTTATGCATCTATCATGAACCTGCTTATCATCAGCTTTGACCGATACTTCTGTGTGACAAAGCCTCTCAGCTACCCTGTGAAGAGAACCACCAAGTTGGCACGGATGATGATTGTAGCTGCTTGGGTGCTGTCGTTTATCCTGTGGGCTCCTACCATTCTCTTCTGGCAGTTCATTGTAGGTGGGCGGACAGTTAAAGAAGGTGAGTGTCATATACAGTTCTTCTCAAATCCAGTTGTCACTTTTGGCACTGGAATAGCAGCCTTCTATCTACCGGTTATTACCATGACTATTTTGTATGTGCACATATCCCGTGCTAGCAAGAGTCGGATCAAGAAGGATAAGAAACAGCCAGAGTCCAACAAAGGCACCATTTCTCCCAGTCCAGAGCGAGGCAAAATAATGAAACCGAATAACAGCAACAGTTCAAGTGCACCTGATGGGTTGCAGAATGTCAAAGTACAAAATGGCAAGGCAGCTGGTGAAGTAATGACGGATCATTGTGGCCAAGGAGAGGAAAAGGGGGTCTACAATCACACGACTTCCCTCAGTGTCGTCCCTTCCATCCAGAAGGAGGAAGGAACGATTGATGAGAGCACAAAGGTCTCCAGTGCACAAAGGCATTTTAGCAACGGCAGCTCCAAGCTCTCCAGCATAAAGGTTATCACGAAATTTAAGAAGAGTGACTACTGTGCTACCACACTTGAAATGGTGTCAGACAACAGCACCAACAATGGTAAAGACAGGGAGCTCGCCGCAGCCCACAAGATCATTAAAATGACAAAGACCCCTGCTAAGAAAAAGAAGGGAGCTGTAACCCGTGAGAATaaggtgaccaggaccgtcttGGCTATTCTGCTGGCATGTATCATCACCTGGACGCCATACAGTGTCATGGTACTCATTAACACTTTATGTTCCGTCTGCGTTCCTAA AGTCTGGAGTATGGGATACTGGCTCTGTTACATCAACAGTACTCTCAACCCAGCCTGCTATGCGCTATGCAATGCTACCTTCAAGAAAACCTTCAAACATCTTCTCTTCTGTCAATATAAAAACATTGGTGCACCAAGATAA